The Thermosipho melanesiensis BI429 sequence GCAAGTATTGCATTGATGATTTCAGAAAATAGGTTAAGATTAATTATTTCCATCTTAATAGTTATTGCCGGTATTTTTTTAACATTAAAAAAAATAAAACTACATGATGGTATAAATTTAAGAATAAGTAAAAAAATAATAGCAAGTTTAATAGGTTTTTTTATTGGAATGTATGATGGCTTTCTAGGCCCTGGAACAGGAACATTTTTAATAATATTATATGTTAATGTTCTTTCGTTGGATTATATTAAGGCATCAGGAACTACTAAAATAGTAAATCTTGCATCTAATACTAGTGCATTAGTTACTTTTTTGGTAAATGGAAAGGTTTTATTTTATATAGGATTTCCTGCAGCGCTTTTTAGCATTTTAGGTAATTGGATTGGAGCAAGTTTGGCTATAAAAAACAAAGAAAAGTTAATAAAACCTGTAATCCTTGGAGTTTTATTTCTTCTAGCAACAAAAGTTGTCCATGATATAGTTTAGTTGAGAGGAGTGATATAATGAGTTTTGATATTGAAAAGCAAATTGATTTAAAGGTAGAAAAATATTTTGATGAAATTTTGGATTCTTTATCGAAAATAATAAAAATAAGATCAGTTATGGAAAAACCAACAGAAGAATATCCCTTCGGTAAAGGACCAGCAAAAGCATTAATTGAAACGCTTAATTTATCTAAATCGTTGGGTTTTAAAGATGTAAAAAATGTTGACAATTACGCTGGACATGTAGAATATGGAAATAAAGGAAGATTGTATGGAATTTTGGGTCATTTAGATGTTGTACCTGAAGGAGATTTAGATAGGTGGGAATCAGATCCATATGAATTAACAATAAGAGAAGGTAAAATGTACGGTAGAGGGGTATCCGATGATAAAGGGCCTAGCATAGGTGCATTATATGCTTTGAAAATTGTTTCTGAATTGGTTAAAAATCCTAAAAATAGGGTTAGAATTATATTTGGTACCAACGAAGAAAATGGCTCAAAATGTTTGAAATATTACTTTAAAAAAGAACCATATCCAAAAGAGGCAGTAACCCCAGATGGCATGTTTCCACTTGTTTTTGCGGAAAAAGGAAACGCAACTTATAAAATAAGCACGTT is a genomic window containing:
- a CDS encoding sulfite exporter TauE/SafE family protein, which codes for MVNFTISDMFILFPLIFFAGFVDSIAGGGGLISLPAYLLIGLPSHNALATNKLSSSIGTMISTFKYGKRKYIVFEIAIFSIIFSFLGSYVGASIALMISENRLRLIISILIVIAGIFLTLKKIKLHDGINLRISKKIIASLIGFFIGMYDGFLGPGTGTFLIILYVNVLSLDYIKASGTTKIVNLASNTSALVTFLVNGKVLFYIGFPAALFSILGNWIGASLAIKNKEKLIKPVILGVLFLLATKVVHDIV